ttttgaaaatgctggAAATAGCCTATTTATTGGGATACTAATTTTCTACGAAACAAAAAGAATAAATATggaaataaaaatctgaaacatgtttaaaacactaAAGTGAACCTCGTGAATAGATTGCTACCATTTtccagccgatctggagcctccagccaaattaggatttttcttcagaaatttcaaattgctctagaaggcgttgtaatcaattataaggcagctgaaaatttgtttctgaGATCTGGATGTCTATATACGTTCaggagccaaatttcagctctatCAGAGTAATGAATTGTGAAGGTTTCCCTTTGTAATAAGTGAACGACAACGATGAGAGCTCCTGATCGACTCATTAAGAATAAATTCTACCACTGGGcaaattacataaataaataggtaacgaAACAATAACAATTTGTGCCACACGTcatcaaatatcaaaattaggTTGCAGAAAAGGAGACGAACAATTGATTTTCTTGAAGTAATACGTCTTTCTTGCCTCAAGCACATACCAATCTCTCAGATATTTTTCTTGCAAGGATCTCGTATCGTAATTACAACTGAGTTTGATCTGCTCAAGTATGAATTCAGAGAATAGGAACTTATACAAAATATACCACAATCCAATAGCTAACAGACTCCCTATCACCTTCtcttcaatttgatgaaaataaaccATCGTAGTCAACGTACAAAAATCCagtaaaataatataaattccAGCGATCACCATCCAAAATCTAACAACGTTATTCCACGATGAAACCATTccctttatttttgaatattctgcTTCGgtaaaataacgaaaaacaGTCACACTTGCCAGTGGTTTTTTCAATCGTTCTACTTGATGGATCCCATCTACGTACATTTGCCATATCCTGTACAATCTCATCTCCTCCATCGTAGCCAACGAGTAATAAAACATATAAAAAGTGTGTCCAGATAACTGGAAGGTTATCCATTCGTATCCTCGAGACGTACAAATCTGTTCGGTTTTATAAACCGAGCCATATCGACTACAGTGATCGTAATTATCTTCCAAATCGTATAAAAGTTGTACTCTTCGAATCACTTGACATGCCAGAATCACCAACGTAGTCCtagttacatttttaaaaacactcatcaCGTTCCCTTTGCTGTAAGTGTAAGAAATGATGACCGCAAAAGGTAGCAATACCAACGAACTATAGATGTAATTTGGTTTCATGAATCCACGATTTAAAACATTATCTTTGTAGTTTAAATACGAGTCTGGTAAAGGGTAAAATTCGCAGAGGAGAGAGAGAACTATCGTAACTGGCACGTATACCGTTGCTTTTCCATTTATGTTTCCATATATCACATATTTCAATAGAAAGGAgtgtaatttttccaacatcCAGTTCATagtgatttattttcaagtaggtattttacttCGTGAGCATAATATCACCAGATTATCTGAAATGCCAACACAAAAAAACGTTCGGAATTAGTTTCTAGACTGTCTGCGTCAATTGTTTTACTTAGATTAATTTAAAGTAAACATGAcctaaaatttactctgtagAAAAATTGCGTAATATTCGTATAAAAAGGAATCAACACTGGGGAAATAATACAACAAATTGCGATACCATCTACTCCAAAATTTATTAAACCATTCgattgatattttttagaaaacaatactaaaattaaataaaaattcagcaacaacaaaaatataaaaaaactaagtaacaaattaaaaaaaaaaagttgaccaaaaaacgatattttttaaagGGGAAGACGATTACAATATTTCATAAGTTTTACTCCTCGGATTACGAgcgaacaaattaaaaatattattcctATCTGGATATCGACCATCGACGGTACTATTAGCATAAATTAGACTAAATTCTCCACTTTTCTCCATCAGACTTTCGTATTCGGCAGTTTCGATACTATAAGGTCCGGTTCTAAATCCCCCTAATGGATATATGATATGATAGGAAAAAAACCAGAACACTAACGCGATTATCATAGcgacaattttctcaaaagcgGTATGAAAATAGACCAAGGTAATAAATACCGACAAATGGAGTAAAATAACCAATACTGATAGAAAAACCATACAGGTTTTAAGAAAATACTGATTTTGTACATAGATCttcttgaaaatattgaatcttTCTCTGCTGATTACGGTGATTGGATTTTCATCGCTGgagtcatcgtcgtcgtcgataaTTAGCTCGTTTACTTTAGACTCGATACTTCGCCAGTTACGTAAAAAAGATAATTCTTCGTAGATGACTAGGATGCTGTACAAAATATGGAAAACGTGACCCGATATATCCAACTTGGTCCATTGATATCCGTTTTTAATACATTGTACTTTATCGTTAATGTAATAAGAATACATATCACAAGCGCCGAAAAAGAATCCCAAGATGTTGAATTCTTCTCCTATACAATAGTTTATAAAAGCGAATATAAATACGCGCAGGAATGCGAACATAGATTTCTTACAGCTGGCGTAATTTAAAACATAATGTAGAACACATACGAATGGTAACAATAAACCCGTTGCATAGATATATGAGTA
The sequence above is a segment of the Planococcus citri chromosome 3, ihPlaCitr1.1, whole genome shotgun sequence genome. Coding sequences within it:
- the LOC135839854 gene encoding acyl-coenzyme A diphosphatase FITM2-like, with product MNWMLEKLHSFLLKYVIYGNINGKATVYVPVTIVLSLLCEFYPLPDSYLNYKDNVLNRGFMKPNYIYSSLVLLPFAVIISYTYSKGNVMSVFKNVTRTTLVILACQVIRRVQLLYDLEDNYDHCSRYGSVYKTEQICTSRGYEWITFQLSGHTFYMFYYSLATMEEMRLYRIWQMYVDGIHQVERLKKPLASVTVFRYFTEAEYSKIKGMVSSWNNVVRFWMVIAGIYIILLDFCTLTTMVYFHQIEEKVIGSLLAIGLWYILYKFLFSEFILEQIKLSCNYDTRSLQEKYLRDWYVLEARKTYYFKKINCSSPFLQPNFDI
- the LOC135839853 gene encoding acyl-coenzyme A diphosphatase FITM2-like; the encoded protein is MFGILLPILTPISFLNASYVAIFYMFYASTLSIVFTYVHLPDSYFNQNDNHLNVYFMKYSYIYATGLLLPFVCVLHYVLNYASCKKSMFAFLRVFIFAFINYCIGEEFNILGFFFGACDMYSYYINDKVQCIKNGYQWTKLDISGHVFHILYSILVIYEELSFLRNWRSIESKVNELIIDDDDDSSDENPITVISRERFNIFKKIYVQNQYFLKTCMVFLSVLVILLHLSVFITLVYFHTAFEKIVAMIIALVFWFFSYHIIYPLGGFRTGPYSIETAEYESLMEKSGEFSLIYANSTVDGRYPDRNNIFNLFARNPRSKTYEIL